The genomic interval GTGCAGCGCCTGCTGGCGAAGCACCAGGGGATGAACCCGACCGGCTCGTTCAAAGACACCGGCATGACGGCGGCGCTCTCGGTGGCGCGCGAGCAGAACTTCAAGTGGGTGGGCTGCGCGTCCACGGGGAACACGTCGGCGTCCATGGCCGCTTTCGCCGCGCGCGCCGGCATGCGCAGCCTGGTGCTGGTGCCGCAGGGCCAGATCGCGTGGGGCAAGCTGGCGCAGGCGCTGGAATACGGCGCGCTCACTTGCCAGCTCGCCACCGATTTCGACGGCTGCGTGCGCGTGCTCGGCGAGGTCATGCGCAGGTTTCCCGTGTACCTGCTGAACTCGGTGAACCCGTTTCGCCTGGAAGGACAGAAGACCACGGCGGTGGAGATGCTGGAACAACTCGAGTGGCGCGTTCCCGATCACGTCATCGTGCCTGGCGGAAATCTGGCGAACTCGTCCGCGCTTGGCAAAGGATTCCTCGAGCTGCGCGCGCTCGGGCTCATCGAAAAGCTGCCCAAAATCTCCATCATCCAGGCGGCGGGCGCCAACCCGCTGGCGCGCAGCCTGCGCGAGCATCACGGCGAAAAACTTGAGCCGGTGCGCGCCGAAACGCGCGCCACGGCGATCCGCATCGGCAATCCGGCATCGTGGAAGAAGGCGATCGCGGTGCTTAGGGCGACCACCGGCGCCTGCGAAGACGTGACGGAAGATGAGATCGCGATCGCCAAGGCCGAGATCGGCGCCGACGGCGTGGGCTGCGAGCCGGCGTCGGCCGCCACGCTGGCCGGACTCAAGAAGCTGGTGCACATGCATTTCGTGAAGCCGGGCGAGACCGCGGTGCTCATCCTGACAGGACATTTGTTGAAAGATCCCGAGTACACGCTCGATTTCCACTCGCGTCCCGCGGCCGATCACGATCACACGGCGCGTTCCCGCCGGCCGCCGCTCTCGCTCGAAGCTTCCGCCGACGCGGTGATCCACGCGCTGAACCAAGCCGGAGGCCATGCGTGATGGGGAAGCGTCGCCAGTCCGGAAAACGGAAGGCGGGCCCGCGCGCGTTTCAGATCGTGCTTCCGGCGACGTCTGCCAATCTCGGTCCGGCGTTTGATTGCGCTGCCCTGGCGCTTAACTTTCATTTGAAGGTTTCCGCCGAGGTTGCGGCCGAAGATCTCATTCGCGCGACCGGGCGCGACGAGGCAATTTGTGGCGCGCGCGAAGGCAACCTGCTGGTTGAGACCTATCGCGACGTGCTCGGGCAGGCCGGCAAGCCGGCGCCTTCGCTGGCACTCAGAATCGAAAACCAGATTCCCGTCGGCAAGGGCTGTGGGTCGTCGGCCGCGGCCCGACTGGCCGGCATCGCGCTGGCGGTCCACTTCGGCGGCCTCGGCTGGACCGACGAGCGAATCCTGGAGGAAGCGGTGCGGCGCGAGGGCCACGCCGACAATGCCGCGGCATGCTGGCATGGCGGCATCGCGGTGGCGCAAATGGGAACCGGCGCGCTGCACGTCGCCACGCTTGCCGCGCCACGATGGCCATTGCTGCTCGCTGTCCCAGCCAGGCCACTTGCAACGGAGAAGGCGCGAGCGGTCCTTCCCACGCAGGTGTCACGCGCGGATGCGGTTGCCAACGTGCAGAGCGCCATGCTGCTCGCCACGGCATTCGCGCAGCGGCGCGACGATCTGCTCCGCAGCGCGCTCACCGACAAACTGCATCAGCCGTACCGCGCGCCGCTCTGCCCCTTGCTCGATCCGCTGCGCGCTCTCGCCGGTGGCGACGGCATTCTCGGCGCCGTGTTGAGCGGCGCGGGCCCTTCGGTGCTCATGTTTCTCGCGCCGCGCGCGCCGCAGCCGCGCGTTGCGCGACGCGTGAAGGAGTGCCTGAGCGGCGCCGGGCTCGATGCCGAATTGATCTTCGCGCAAGCTGAATCGCGTGGCGCGCGCGAGCGCCGCGCCGCGCTTGGCGGGAAAGGAGAATCGAGGACATGAGCAGCCACATCGGCATCGGCATCGCCGGGTACGGAACTGTCGGCCGCGGGACCGCCGACGCGCTCGCGGCCAATGCGGGCGCCATCGCAGCGCGCACCGGTGTGCACATTGGCGTGGCGGCAGTCTGCCGGCGCTCAGCGATCGTGGCCGATGAGCTGCCCCGCGGCGCGCGCGCGCTGACGGATTGGCGCGAGCTGGTCGCGGCGCCGCACGTGGCCATCGTCGTCGAAACTATCGGGGGTACGGGCGAAGCGCGCGACCTTGTCCGCGCCTCGCTTGCCGCCGGCAAGCCGGTGGTCACGGCCAACAAGAACCTGATTGCCGAGCACGGCGACGAGCTGTTCGCGCTGGCGCGCGCGAACAATGTTCCGCTCGCCATGGAGGCTGCCGTCGCCGGCGCGGTTCCGGTGCTGCGCGCCATCTGTGAATCCATGTCGGGCGATCGCTTGCTCAGCGTGCGCGGCATTCTGAACGGCACGGCCAACTACATCCTGACGCAGATGGAGAGTGCGGCGCTCAGCTTCGCCGACGCGCTGGCGGAAGCGCAGCGCGCCGGTTACGCCGAAGCCGACCCGACGTTGGATGTCGAGGGCATCGACGCGCGCGACAAGCTCTGCATCCTGGCGCGCCTCGCCTTCGGCGGGAGGTTGCGCCCGGCGCAGATCGCAACCAGCGGCATCTCGCGGATCGCGGCAGTGGACCTGCACTACGCGCGGCGCCTGGGCGGGACGGTCCGCCTGATCGCCGCCGCCGAGCGCAACGGTCGCGGCTTCGAACTCAGCGTAAGGCCGTGGCTGGTGGACAAGCATTCCATGCTTGCGGGGGTGGAAGGCGCGCACAACGCCGTGCTCATCACCGGGGAGCGCGCCGGCGCGCAGATGTACTACGGTCGCGGCGCCGGCGGCGGACCGACCGGCATTGCCGTCGCGTCCGACGTGATCGAGATCGCGAGGCACGTCGCCGCCGGCACCCTCGCCTTCAAGCCGTGCTCAGCATTCCAGACGTGCGCCGACCTCACGCCCACGCCGGCGCCGCACCCGGTGAGCTGGTATCTGCGCCTCACCGTGCGCGACCGACCGGGCATCGTGGCGCGCGTGGCCGAAGCGATCGCGCGCCAGCGCATCAACATTGATTCGGTCGTGCAGGAGCCCGGCATGAGTAAGGACCGGCTATCGTTCGTTATCACCGTGGAGCCGGTTTCCGAGCCACAGGTCCAGCGCGCGCTGGAAGAGATCAACGGGCTCGACTTCATGCTGGAGCCGGTGCTGCTGCTGAGGATCGGGTAACGCAGTGGATAGTGAATAGTGGTTATTAGTGGTTTGCTATTCACTATCCACGATCCACGATCCACTTCATTTCCTCTCCAATCGCATATACGTCACCTGCGCAATGGCCACGTCGCGTCCTTGCGAATCGCGCAGAGTCACCGCTACGGGCACCAGGCTGCGGCCAAACTTGATCACCCGCGCCTCGGCGGTTGCATCGGAGTTGCAGGGCGCCAGGAAGCGGATGTTCATGTCGGTGGTGGTCACGCGCGCATCGGTCCCGGCGAGTGAAAGGATGGCGACGCAGGCGGCCGTGTCGGCCAGCGTCATCAGCAAGCCGCCGTGGAAGGACTCGAAAATTCCGTCGAAGCGGCGCTCGTAAGGCGCGGTGAGGACGGCTTCACCGGCGCCGGCGCGCTCCAGGTGCAGCTTGAGGGTGTGGGTAATCGGGATTGATTCGAGGCGGCGGCGGAGCGCGTCCTCGGGAACAACTGTGGCGGTCTTCGACATGTGCACCATTTTCCTCGCCGATGAATTTAACAGACGGCGCAGTTCGTCCCGGGGACCCTGCGCAGCAAGCAAAATATTTTCGTAACTAAACGGCGGGCCGCGACATCAGCAGCTCATGCTGGCAAAATTCCACGAGGGCGAGCTCGAGGTCCAGCGGCGCGCCGGCGTCCCCTCCGACGTACCGCTCGGCAAGAGCCTGCGTACGTCGATTCCCGCACAGGTGGAACCGTTTCTCGCCGAGCTGCCGTTCGTGGTGGTGGCCTCGGTCTCATTGAATGGCGATGTTTGGGCATCGCTGCTTTCCGGCCAGCCGGGTTTTCTGCGTGCGCTCGACGAGCACACGATCGCAATCGCCGCCGGGATCGCCACTCATGATCCGCTCTTCGCAAACCTGAGCAGCGGACCCGGCGCGCCGGTTGGACTGTTGGCCATCGATCTTGCAACGCGGCGCCGGGTGCGCCTCAACGGCAGCGCGCAACTACTCGGCGACGATGAAGTCCGAGTCGAAGTTGGCGAGGTGTTCTTCAACTGCCCGCAATACATTCAACTGCGCGGGCTCGAGCGGGTGGGGCAGGGCGCGCCCCTCGCTTTGGTGGAGACCCGTCGCGGTACGATGCTCACCCAGGAGCAGGTCTGCGCCATCGCGCACGCCGACACCTTCTTTATCGCGAGTGCTCACTCGTCGCGCGGCGCCGACGCGTCACATCGCGGCGGCAGTCCGGGTTTTGTGCGCGTGGAATCGCCGCGGCGCCTGCTCTTTCCCGATTACTCCGGCAACAACATGTTCCAGACGCTCGGGAATCTGGTGATGAACCCGCGCAGCGGGCTGCTGTTCGTGGACTTCATGCGCGGGTCCACCTTGCAGCTCGCCGGCGCCGCGCGCGTGCTTTGGGACGACCCCCGCTTGCCGCAGTTCCCCGGGGCGCTCCGGCTGGTGGAGTTCGAGATCGCGGAAGTCGTTCAGGCACGGGAAGCGATCGAGTGGCGCGGCGATGTGCTGCAATACTCGCCGGTGAATCCGCCGGCGCCCTCGGCGCTGCCCGAACCCTGAACCGCGGGCAGCGGCCCTCATTTATTTCCTCTCCGGCGGAAATCCGCTCTGCGGTCCTGGCGCGTACCTCCCACAGCCCGCCAAGGGCTCGCGACACAATCCGCAATTCGAGGAGATTCGGTATGAAGAAGTTGTTTGTCCTGGCATTGGCCCTGACGCTGACGGTGGGTACCTGCGCGTTCGCCCAGGGTATGTCCGGCGGCAGCGACAGCAAGAAGATGTCGGAGAACCCGCCGCTGAAGACCATGGCCGGCACCATCAGCGCCGACGGCACCAAGTTCACCCCCGACAAGGACAAATCCAAGTCGTGGGGCATCGTCAATCCGGAAGACGTGAAGGGGCACGAAGGCCATCACGTGAAGCTCCAGGCCCACGTTTACGCTGACAAAAACCAGATCCACGTCATGAAGGTGGACATGATCTCAGCCGACAAGATGGGGAAGAAGTAGTCCTGGGCGATCCGGCAAAAGAGCGGCTGCGGGCCGCTTTTTTGCTGCAAAAAGTGCGGGAACCGAGCCCCAAGTGCCGGGCGTACAACGAACCAATGGCCCTCCAGAGGCGCCCATTTGTTAACCGGGATAGCACCTAAAGGCCATAGTCAATAACTAACTTGGTACCACAACCTGCGACTAAAGTGTCGCATGTTGACGCATGTTTTTGCTTTGAATAGAAGCCCTTTCCCCCTATACTTTCATCCTGCGACGCCCTAGCCAGCGGCGCGGTGGTCATTTGTAAGACATCCCTAAGTTCCCAAAAACAGAGGAGATTCCCGTGAAGAAGATCGTGCGCATCCTTGCTCTCACCATGGTTCTGGCCGGTACGTACTCTGCCGCGATGTCCCCGGTTCGCGAAGCCTTCGGCGGCGGTGGGCCTGCGCCCTTGTGCGATCCGGCTAACCCGAAGTGTGACGTAGATCCCAACTGGTAGCCAGTAAAAAACACCCTGACCAGGTAACCAACGTAACGGACTTGGTGGCAACAACTTGCTTGTCATCAGGTGGGCGTGGAGGTATGCTTTGCCTTCGCCCAAATGACCAAATTCTTATTCCACGCGCTGTTTAACATCCAGCCTCTGCTGGAAGGGCTGGTTCTTTGGTTCATGTTCCGCCGTCATCTGCATCGGCGGTACCCTCTGTTCTTTTCGTTTGTGATTTTCAACCTTCTTTCCTGGTTCGTGTACCAGGTCGCCCACTCCATCTCCTACCGAGCGTACTTCTACGCCTATTGGACCACCTCGGCCCTGTACGCCTTGATGGCCTTCGCGGTCATCTACGAGATCTTCACCAGCATGTTCCGTCGGCATGAGGGTCTGCGAGACTTCGGCACGGTGCTGTTCCAGTGGTCGGGTGTGGTGGTGGTCATGATGGGCATGATGATGCTGGCCTCGGGATTCGGCGCGACGGCCCCCCAGATTGTCTCGGTCATCCTCAGCATCGAGCGCGCGGTCGGGATCATGCAGTGCGGGCTGCTGCTGCTCGTGGTTCTCTTCTCCTCGCACCTGGCGCTGACGTGGCGCCATCAGATTTCCGGCATCGCGCTGGGACTCGGCGTTTCCGCTACTGTCGAGTTGATCCTCTACACGCAGCGCATTCGCGGCGTGTTTGGCGACACCGCGCTGAACATGATGCGCATGACCTCGTTCGACATCATGCTGCTCATCTGGCTCGGCTACATGCTGCTGCCGGTCCCGGCCGAAGTCGTCCCCAACCTGCTGCTGCGTACGCAGCGCTGGAGCGAGGCGCTGGTGGATGCCACCATGCCCGAGACCGACCAGACGGTGCTGGTTGGTATACAAAGCATCGTGGACCGCGCCCTCACCAAGCGAAACGGCTCGTCGGACCCGGAAAAGAGCTAAGCGGTCCTTCATCCCTGACTTTTCCACTGCGCCGAGTTCCGTCTCGGCCGCGACCGCCACGTAACCCCTCGCAAACGGCTTGCGTCTAATGACAGGTGCAAGACGGGCCTTCCCCAGGGATCCAGGGACCCGGGCCGAACCTGCAGTCGGGTGCTGCAACGGCTCCGCTGTCCTTCTCCTCCCAGGCCGCCACCTGGGACGTTGCCACGCTTCCGCCGGCGTCTGACGCCGCGACCTCTCCTTCCGCCGCCGCATGGTTCCGGCTCCCATGGGCCATCGTTGTCTTCGCTGTGCTGCTGCGACTGTTGGTGATGACGGCCGGGCACACGTATCGCTTCAGCGGCAGTGAAGGGAACTTCGGCTTTGGATGGGAGAGCGGACGCATCGCCGCCTCGCTCGTCGCGGGCAATGGCTTCAGCTCGCCCTTTGCGCGTCCCACCGGCCCGTCGGCGTGGGTTGCGCCGCTGTACCCGGCGATCATCGCCGGCGTCTTCCGCGTCTTTGGCGTTTACACGTTCGCGTCCGCCTGGACGCTGCTGGCCCTCAACTCAGTTTTCTCCGCGCTGACGTGCCTGGCGCTCTGGGGCATCGGGGAAATGGCTTTCGACCGGCGGCTCGCCGTGTGGTCGGCGTGGACGTGGGCGCTGTTGCCATATTCCATCTATTGGGCCGTTCGGTGGGTCTGGGAGACGTCGCTTTCGGCGCTGCTGCTGAGCGTCGCGGTGCTGCTCGCCCTGCGGCTGGCGCGCGCGTCGCGCATGCGTGACTGGGCGTTCACGGGCCTGGTTTGGGGCGCGATCGCGCTCGCCAATCCTTCTATGCTGAGCGTCATGCCGTTTGCGCTGGCCTGGCCGGCGTGGCGAGTGATTTCGGCTGCTCGCCACAACTTCGCGCGAACGCTTCGCGGCCCGGCACTGGCCGCCGGCATCGGGCTGGCATGCATCACGCCGTGGCTCATCCGCGATTATCGCGTGTTCGGCACGTTCATTTTCATCCGAAGCAATCTGGGCGCCGAGCTGCGCATGGGGAACTCGGAAGCGGCCGAAGGGCTGTGGATGTGGTGGGTCCACCCCTCGCAGAACGCCGTCGAGCTCGACCGCGTGGCCCGGATGGGTGAAGTCAACTACGCACGCGCGCGCAAGCAGGAGGCGCTGCGCTTCATTGCCGCGCACCCGGGTCGTTTTGCGCGGCTGTGCGCGCGCCGCTTCGCCTTCTACTGGGCGGGGACGCCCCGCAATTACGAGTACAGCTTCGGATCGCGCGCGCGCACGGCGTTGTTCGTCCTCTCGTCGGCACTGGCTGGCTGGGGACTCGTGTTGGCCATTCGTAACCGGCGTCGAGGGGCGTGGCTGTTTGCTGCCGTCATGCTCGTGTACCCTGCGGTTTACTACATAACGTTCCCGCACCCGCGTTATCGCCATCCCATCGAGCCCTTGATGACCGTTCTCGGACTCTACGTGCTCTCACTGGCTGTGCCGCGACGCCTCACTCAGGGCGCAGCGCCCGAGCCGGAGCCGCTCACCGCCCTGCCTGAGGCTGCCTAGCCTTCCAGCAAACCAGTGGAAGCTCGGCTATAATCAAACGTTCCGCCATCTTCTTTTGGAGTCATTGGAATGATTCGTTTCCTTCAAACCCCTGGCCCGGCCAAGAAGATTGTTCTCGGCGGCATTCTGCTGGTCATCTGCGTGGCCATGGTCATCACCCTCGTTCCCGGCGGCATTCTGGGCGACAACTTTGCCGGCGGCGCCCGCGGCACGCTGGCCAAGGTCGGCAATCAGGAAGTGACCTCGCTGGAAGTCCAGAACCTGGCCCGCCAGATCGGCCGCCAGCAGTTCGGCGGACGCGTGCCTGAGCAGCTTGTCCCGTTCCTGATGCAGCAGGCCGCCAACAGCCTGATCCTGCAGAAGGCCATGTTGCAGGAAGCCGATCGCCTGGGCTTGCGCGTGACCGACGCCGAGCTCCGCGACGCGCTGCGCCAGGGTGAGTTCGGGCGCGCTTTGTTCCCGAACGGTAACTTCGTCGGCCAGGAAGCCTACGACAACTTTGTCGCCCAGAACTTCGGCATGGGCGTGCAGCAGTTCGAGCAGCTCTTCAAGACGCAGCTGGCGCTGAACAAGCTGCAGAGCGCGATCGCGGCCGGCGTGGGTGTGACCGACGACGAGGTGCAGAAGGAGTTCCAGAAACAAAACACCAAGGTGAAGCTCGACTACGCCCTGCTGACGGCGGACGAGCTTGCCAAGCAGGTGAAGCCCGCCGAATCGGAGCTGCGTGCGTTCTACGAAGCCGGCAAGAACACGCGCTATGCGAGTTCCAGCCCCGAGAAGCGCAAGCTGAAGTACATCGTGGTCGACACCTCCAACATCGTGGAACAGGCCAAGAACCAGATCAAGCCCGCCGAGATCGAGGCTTTCTACCAGCAGAACCAGGACCAGTACCGTGTCCCGGAGAGCGCCAAGGTCAGCCACATCCTGATCAAGACGCCGCCGCCCGGCCCGGACGGAAAAGTTGACGCGAAAGGCGATGCCGAAGCGCGGCAGAAGGCGGAAGACATCCTGAAGAAGCTGCGCTCGGGCGCCAATTTCGCCGAGATGGCGAAGAAGGAGTCGCAGGACCCGGGCAGCGCCAAGAACGGCGGCTCGCTGGGCACGATCGAGCGCGGGCGCACGGTTCCGGAGTTCGAGCAGGCTTCATTCAGCCAGCCGGTGGGCAAGATCGGCGACCTAGTGAAGTCCACTTACGGCTACCACATCATTCGCGTGGACGAGCGCACCGAGGCGCACCTTAAGCCGCTCTCCGAGGTACGCAATTCAATCGCTGATACGCTCGCGCAGCAGCGCGCCGCGACAGCCGGCGATCAGCTGGCCAACCGCGTGCTGAACGCGGCGCGCAGCGGCGGCCTGGAGAAGGCCGCGGCGGAGAACCACCTGAACGTGGTGACCACCGACTGGGTCAAGCGCAGCGACTCGCTTCCCGGCGTCGGGGTGAACGGCGAGTTCATGGCCGCCGCGTTCAATCAGCAGAAGGGCGGGCAGCCCGAGCTGGCCAAGACCGCGCAGGGCTACGCTGTGGTTCAGGCGGTGGACGTAAAGCCTGCGTCGGCAGCCACCTTCGAGGAGATCCGCAACCAGGTGGAGGGCGAGTTCAAGCAGGAACGCGCTGTTGGCATGCTGGGACGCAAGGCGCGTGAACTGGCTGATCGCGCACGAGCGCTGCACGATCTGAAGAAGGCGGCCAAGGAGCTGAATGTTCCCGTTAAGACGAGCGAACTGGTCACCATCGACAGCCAGGTGCCCGACTTGGGCGGAATGAGCGGACCTGTTTCCGTGGCGTTCGACATGAAGCCGGGCGAGATCAGCGACGCGATCAACATTCCGGCGGGCGAAACCATCATCCAGATCGCCGAGAAGCAGCAGCCCTCGGCCGAGGACTACGCCAAGAAGCGCGAGCAGATCCGCGAGACGCTGGTGCAGAAGAAGCGCCGCGACCGCATGGACCTGTTCAGCGGCAGCCTGCGCGCCCGCATGGAGAAGGACGGCAGCATCCGCATCAACCAGGAAGAGTGGAACCGCCTGTTCGGCAGCGCGCCGCAGCAGGGATAGTCATTCTGCCGAGACGCAGCTGGCTACGTCCCGCCGCGCGAGGAGGCAAACTCGCCGCGCGAGGAGGCAAACCTCAGGCCGCTCAATTGGGCGGCCTTTTCTTTTCCCACGCCTTTGGCCAGCAGCAGCGCGTGGAAGCTCTCGCCCATTCCCGCAGGCGTGACCAGGTGCTTGAGTTGCAGCGCGCGTTTGGCGTGCTCCTGCGGCCGCGTGCTGTCTTCGAAGATTTCCGCGAACTGGTCCGCTTCGCCGATGCCCATGAGCAGCTGAGATTGGGTCACCATGGCGACGGGCCCGATTCCGGCGGCGCGCGCCAGCTGGCCGAGCGCGGTGAAGTTCACGTGCGCGGTAATGTCCTGCTCGCCGGGCGCTTCGTACGGATCGCGGCTCAGCGTGTGCCGGCGGAAGGCGGCGATGGTCCCGCGATGGCGCCCTGCCAGCAGCTCGCCCCGCGTGTAGCCGTAGTCTACGGCGAGCACGAACCCGCGATGGAATGCTCCCGCGATCTGCCGGAGCCACTCCCTATAAGCCGGCGCTGCTTCCACACGCTCACCGTTTTCCGGGTGGACGCCGTAGCGATCGACGAATTCCAGGACCTCGGCTGAGGGCGGCGCGAACTGCTCGATGAAGTGCTGGTCGCGCATGCCCACGCGCACCTCGCCGCGATAGTCGAGCACTTCCACCGGCAGCGCGTCGAAGAACTCGTTGGCGAACACGATGGCATTCCCCGCAGGCGCGAGTTCGCTCATCCCCGCATGCACCGACGCGCGTTCCTGGGCGATATGCGGCCCAAACGTTGTCTGCAAGCGTGCGCGAAGCGACGGAGAGCTTTCAACGAGCCGATATCGCGCCGCCGCGTAGAAGCGGGGGTACTTCCTCTCGGCGTTAGCGAGCACATCCTGCGCGAAAAGGCCGCGGCCAGGCCCGAGTTCGATTACATCGAGCGATGGCGGCTCGCCGAGCGCGCGCCACATCTGGTCGAACTGGCGCGCCAGCAGGCGTCCGAACACGGCGCACACATCGCTCGACGTGTAGAAATCTCCGCCTTTGCCGAACTTCTCTTCCGCGCGCGAGTAGTAGCCCAACTCCGGGTGATAGAGGCAGAGCTCCATGTAGCGCGAGAAGGGAACCGGGCCGCGCCGCGCGATCTCTTCGGCGATGAGGCGGCGCAGCGGCGAGTCAGCCGGCGCCGGAGTCATTGGCCGCGGTTTGCCGATGGTGTTCATCACCGCTGATGCGCGTCCTGCTTGTTCTGCGGCGTGCGCACGAACATTTCGATCAGGTAGTCGTGCAGGCAGTCGAACAGCTGCCGCTGGAAGGTCCACTCGAACTGGGGATGATCGAGATCGCGCGGGTGCATCTGAAAAAAATAAGTGTGCACCGGCACGGACGGATCCTTGAAACGGATGATCACTTCCACGCCGTCGCCCTTGGCGCGCGCGCCGAAATCGAGCAGCGGGTGCTCGTAGAGCTCGAGCTGCCGCAGAACGCGCTCCAGGCGCGGCGAAGAAACGGGACCCATTCCGGAATTCTACAGTGCCGCAAGCCATGGTTTACACTGCGGCCATCCTGCTCCCGGTTACGGCACAAGTCGCGCTTACCTCGATTGCGGACGGCCATTCTTGAAGCCTGGCTCGCTGTTGCGCGTTGCCCTTGCGCTCCTCGTCCTCGCGGTCATGGCGGCGAACATCGTTCTCGCGGTGCAAGGAATTCGCGCCGGCAGCCGCGGAATGGCCGACTGGGCCGGCTTCTACCTGGCAGGCCGAATGGTTGCGGACGGCCGCTCAGCCTACCTCTACGAACTGGCGGCGCAGGTGGACTACCAGCAGCGCCTGTTCGGGATGGTCCGGTCGACCGTGCCGTTCAACCATCCGCCCTTTGAGGCACTGGTCTTCGCGCCGCTGTCGCTGCTGCCGTTCGCGCAGAGCCTGTACCTGTGGGCGCTGATCAATGTGCTGTTGCTGTTCGCGACGGCCCATTGGCTGCGTCCGCTGCTTTCGGCGGAGATACCGTGGCGCGAGGCCGCGGTTTGGTGTCCGGCGCTGGCGTTTGCGCCGATCGCAGTGGCGCTGATGCAAGGACAGGACTCGGTGCTCCAGCTCTTCTTCTTCGCGCTGGCGTTCATCGCGCTGAAGAGGAACAGAGACGCTCTCGGCGGCGGCGTGCTGGCCCTCGCGCTCATCAAGTGGCACCTGGTCGTTCCGGTCGCGCTCATCCTGCTGCTGCGGCGCGAGGTGAAGGCGATCACCGGTTTCGCGGCGGCGGCCGCGGCGCTCATGCTGGTTTCGATTGCGGCCGCCGGCGTTGATGGCGCGATGCAGTACCCGATGCTGCTCAAGTACACCGCCGAGCTGCTCGATCTGCCGAACGCCATGCCGAACGTCCGCGGGTTCATTGCCGCGTTTAGCGTGGGCGAGACGTTCCTCCGGGTGGCGACGATTGCAATCTCAGTTGTCGTATTCCTGCTTGCCGCCGTGGCGCCACGTCCGGCGGAAAAGCGCGGGCTGTGGTTCGACCTCGACTTCGGGCTGGCGATCACGGTGGCTGCGCTGGTCGGCTACCACGTCTACCTGCACGACCTCACGATCCTGTTCCTGCCGCTGATCCTGCTCACGAGTGCGCTGGTGGAGCACAAGCGATGGCTTGGGCTGCTCGTGCCGTCGCTGTTTCTGTTCCTTCCGGCGTACCTGATCGCGTTCGGCGGCGCGTACCTGGGGATGCTGGCAATCCCGGTTACCGCGCTGGCCGCGGCGCTTTGGGTGGAACGGCGGCGAGCAGCGAGCGTTCCTGTTTAGAACTGCTACTGATACCTCAGCGCTTCGATCGGGTCGAGGCGCGAAGCCTTCAGCGCCGGAATGATTCCGCCGACGACGACGAGGATGATCGTCGCAGCGACCGGCGTGGTGAGGTCGAGGCGCAAGTGGATGCCGGCTTCGGAGCTGTCCATGAAGGCGCAGCCGGGCCTTCGTCGCTCCCGAACATATACCCTCCCCCCTCGGTGTTGAATGGAATCAGGAGGTTAGCGGCGAAGGTCTGTTGGTGGTCTGTTGATCTAAAGGAGTTACACGCAAAGTATGTTGTCTAAAGGGGTTAGCGGCACCCGGATTGTCAAAGAACGAAGCCCGCGCGTGTGCGCGGGCCTGCTTCAAGGGTAGCAGGTTGTGGGGGAAGAATGGGAAGGCGCGAGGAAAATTTAGTGCGCCTATTTCGTGGGGGTTGCGCGGAAATCGGGGGTCCCCGGGACTTGACAGACATCTCACGCATTCGCAGGAGAGACGTCGGGCGCTACGCGAACCAAGGGCCCAGCCGAGGGCGGCTGGGCCCATCGACATTTTTTTGACGGCACATAGCGGATAGTTGGCGCCGGGCCGGCTGCGCGATGCTGGGTCTGCGACGAAGAAACTTTCGCAGAGGAGAGCATCATGGATCGCATTCGAGTGGTTGCCATGCCGACATATACGGCAAACAAGGTCCGGGAATCGATGAAGTCGCCGGGCTACGGGCATCCGGCGCACGTGGAGGTGGCGACCGGGTACGGGCCGTGCCGGCATTGCCTGCGGACGTTCCGCGT from Terriglobales bacterium carries:
- the thrB gene encoding homoserine kinase, producing MGKRRQSGKRKAGPRAFQIVLPATSANLGPAFDCAALALNFHLKVSAEVAAEDLIRATGRDEAICGAREGNLLVETYRDVLGQAGKPAPSLALRIENQIPVGKGCGSSAAARLAGIALAVHFGGLGWTDERILEEAVRREGHADNAAACWHGGIAVAQMGTGALHVATLAAPRWPLLLAVPARPLATEKARAVLPTQVSRADAVANVQSAMLLATAFAQRRDDLLRSALTDKLHQPYRAPLCPLLDPLRALAGGDGILGAVLSGAGPSVLMFLAPRAPQPRVARRVKECLSGAGLDAELIFAQAESRGARERRAALGGKGESRT
- the thrC gene encoding threonine synthase: MNDGARFVLRCIGCKAEVAEAAGDFRCVECRDLLEVSYPWSDRKLFEGADAAALKQTWLSRRTSPKGCDQSGVWRFRELLPIVRDFEHVVTLREGNTPIYELPRCAVSAGVQRLLAKHQGMNPTGSFKDTGMTAALSVAREQNFKWVGCASTGNTSASMAAFAARAGMRSLVLVPQGQIAWGKLAQALEYGALTCQLATDFDGCVRVLGEVMRRFPVYLLNSVNPFRLEGQKTTAVEMLEQLEWRVPDHVIVPGGNLANSSALGKGFLELRALGLIEKLPKISIIQAAGANPLARSLREHHGEKLEPVRAETRATAIRIGNPASWKKAIAVLRATTGACEDVTEDEIAIAKAEIGADGVGCEPASAATLAGLKKLVHMHFVKPGETAVLILTGHLLKDPEYTLDFHSRPAADHDHTARSRRPPLSLEASADAVIHALNQAGGHA
- a CDS encoding glycosyltransferase family 39 protein is translated as MTAGHTYRFSGSEGNFGFGWESGRIAASLVAGNGFSSPFARPTGPSAWVAPLYPAIIAGVFRVFGVYTFASAWTLLALNSVFSALTCLALWGIGEMAFDRRLAVWSAWTWALLPYSIYWAVRWVWETSLSALLLSVAVLLALRLARASRMRDWAFTGLVWGAIALANPSMLSVMPFALAWPAWRVISAARHNFARTLRGPALAAGIGLACITPWLIRDYRVFGTFIFIRSNLGAELRMGNSEAAEGLWMWWVHPSQNAVELDRVARMGEVNYARARKQEALRFIAAHPGRFARLCARRFAFYWAGTPRNYEYSFGSRARTALFVLSSALAGWGLVLAIRNRRRGAWLFAAVMLVYPAVYYITFPHPRYRHPIEPLMTVLGLYVLSLAVPRRLTQGAAPEPEPLTALPEAA
- a CDS encoding homoserine dehydrogenase produces the protein MSSHIGIGIAGYGTVGRGTADALAANAGAIAARTGVHIGVAAVCRRSAIVADELPRGARALTDWRELVAAPHVAIVVETIGGTGEARDLVRASLAAGKPVVTANKNLIAEHGDELFALARANNVPLAMEAAVAGAVPVLRAICESMSGDRLLSVRGILNGTANYILTQMESAALSFADALAEAQRAGYAEADPTLDVEGIDARDKLCILARLAFGGRLRPAQIATSGISRIAAVDLHYARRLGGTVRLIAAAERNGRGFELSVRPWLVDKHSMLAGVEGAHNAVLITGERAGAQMYYGRGAGGGPTGIAVASDVIEIARHVAAGTLAFKPCSAFQTCADLTPTPAPHPVSWYLRLTVRDRPGIVARVAEAIARQRINIDSVVQEPGMSKDRLSFVITVEPVSEPQVQRALEEINGLDFMLEPVLLLRIG
- a CDS encoding pyridoxamine 5'-phosphate oxidase family protein — protein: MLAKFHEGELEVQRRAGVPSDVPLGKSLRTSIPAQVEPFLAELPFVVVASVSLNGDVWASLLSGQPGFLRALDEHTIAIAAGIATHDPLFANLSSGPGAPVGLLAIDLATRRRVRLNGSAQLLGDDEVRVEVGEVFFNCPQYIQLRGLERVGQGAPLALVETRRGTMLTQEQVCAIAHADTFFIASAHSSRGADASHRGGSPGFVRVESPRRLLFPDYSGNNMFQTLGNLVMNPRSGLLFVDFMRGSTLQLAGAARVLWDDPRLPQFPGALRLVEFEIAEVVQAREAIEWRGDVLQYSPVNPPAPSALPEP
- a CDS encoding PaaI family thioesterase codes for the protein MSKTATVVPEDALRRRLESIPITHTLKLHLERAGAGEAVLTAPYERRFDGIFESFHGGLLMTLADTAACVAILSLAGTDARVTTTDMNIRFLAPCNSDATAEARVIKFGRSLVPVAVTLRDSQGRDVAIAQVTYMRLERK